One segment of Solanum stenotomum isolate F172 chromosome 1, ASM1918654v1, whole genome shotgun sequence DNA contains the following:
- the LOC125848887 gene encoding bax inhibitor 1-like codes for MDFLVNAVKAYFDRSWSREDMMSLATIPQNDRTSLNRVYLTLYWAMMCSSYGSFLHLFWELGGLLPVFLTVASVLRLHFTSPQRVMKRVSLLMISALFFGASVVPFTKYFFTTDQM; via the exons atggatttctTAGTGAATGCTGTGAAAGCATACTTCGATAGGAGTTGGTCAAGAGAAGACATGATGAGTTTAGCAACAATTCCCCAGAACGATCGTACAAGCTTGAACAGG GTGTATTTGACTCTCTATTGGGCCATGATGTGCTCTAGTTATGGATCCTTCTTGCACTTGTTCTGGGAATTGGGGGGACTGTTACCAGTCTTTTTAACTGTAGCAAGTGTACTCAGGCTTCACTTTACATCCCCACAGAGAGTG ATGAAGAGGGTCTCACTTTTGATGATTTCTGCCCTTTTCTTCGGTGCTTCTGTTGTCCCTTTTACCAAATATTTCTTCACAACCGATCAAATGTAA
- the LOC125848906 gene encoding bax inhibitor 1-like, protein MNAVKAYFNRNWTREDLMNTGEISEYAYTSLTTVYLTLFCAMLSFTFGSFLHLIIWEVGWLFTVLSSVASLLWLYFASPLRVRLRISLLLYAACTLGASFCLVTKYLFEIYPPLIVNVLEGSAFSIGFIWYGSTYTRERREIYMTCLNFSYALMCASIFVYGIDILHTHTVHWVFKVNTVQALFMGYLVIYSQDLLYNAGIGEINSVDCTLAVFFHLPGIVVHAARVFLTAENEQHREN, encoded by the exons ATGAATGCTGTGAAAGCTTACTTCAACAGGAATTGGACAAGAGAAGACCTGATGAATACTGGAGAAATTTCCGAGTACGCTTACACAAGCTTGACGACG GTGTATCTTACTCTCTTCTGTGCCATGTTGAGCTTTACTTTTGGATCCTTCTTGCACTTGATCATCTGGGAAGTGGGATGGCTGTTCACAGTTCTTTCTTCTGTAGCAAGTTTACTCTGGCTTTACTTTGCATCACCATTGAGAGTG AGGCTGAGGATCTCACTATTGCTGTATGCAGCATGTACCTTGGGTGCTTCTTTTTGCCTTGTTACCAAATATCTCTTCGAAATTTATCCACC CCTTATTGTCAACGTTTTGGAAGGTTCAGCATTTAGCATTGGATTTATCTGGTATGGATCCACGTATACAAGGGAAAGGAGAGAAATCTACATGACTTGCCTGAATTTTTCTTATGCTCTAATGTGCGCCAGCATTTTTGTGTATGGTATAGATATCCTTCACACCCACACAGTTCATTGGGTGTTTAAG GTAAACACTGTGCAAGCATTGTTCATGGGGTACTTAGTGATATATAGCCAAGATTTACTGTATAATGCTGGCATAGGAGAAATTAACTCTGTGGATTGCACACTCGCCGTCTTCTTCCATTTACCGGGTATAGTGGTCCATGCTGCAAGAGTTTTCCTGACTGCAGAAAATGAGCAACACAGAGAGAATTAA
- the LOC125848820 gene encoding F-box/kelch-repeat protein At3g23880-like produces MGLFRTFYSNSFHGMNLIFTPISDDSILPNEIITDILLMLPTKSLLKCMCVSKSWHQLISSPHFVKTHLKLNRNNHSVLFSDINGKFKFCSINYLFNKQQQVTQELLHMDPPTLLAFVVGSVNGLICLCNRAGQMFIWNPTISKSKELLNSKCGTSIYIKYGFGYDELHDDYKAIYVDYSYHNDNDDVSKTRNVVNVYSLRADSWTTVDDQLHGIYLVNHYGKFVNGKVYWVASTGLHSLKLNNIISFDVADETWGSLELPICREVDSIFKLGVVGSDLSLLYACHDLTCDVWILKDCGVWTKLFTINYPRNAGLYMLAPPIFTFSMHLQRSEIGDILLSLPGYIMIFDGSTKKFEHTPDVKGPNPPEIYAESIVNPLMISGSGS; encoded by the coding sequence ATGGGGCTATTCAGAACATTCTACTCAAATTCTTTTCATGGTATGAACTTAATTTTCACTCCAATTTCTGATGATTCGATACTCCCAAATGAAATCATAACAGACATTCTCTTAATGCTTCCCACCAAATCTCTCTTGAAATGTATGTGCGTTTCGAAATCATGGCATCAACTTATCTCTAGCCCTCATTTTGTGAAAACCCATCTCAAATTAAACAGAAATAATCATTCAGTTCTATTTTCAGACATCAATGGAAAATTCAAGTTTTGTTCTATCAATTACCTCtttaacaaacaacaacaagTTACTCAGGAGCTATTGCACATGGATCCTCCCACTTTGTTGGCTTTTGTTGTGGGTTCTGTGAATGGGTTGATTTGTCTGTGCAATCGCGCTGGGCAGATGTTTATATGGAACCCTACAATTAGCAAGTCGAAGGAATTGCTTAATTCGAAATGCGGTACCTCTATCTATATCAAATATGGTTTTGGATACGATGAATTACATGATGATTATAAAGCTATATATGTtgattattcttaccataatgataatgatgatgtgTCCAAAACGAGGAATGTGGTCAATGTTTATAGTTTGAGGGCTGATTCTTGGACAACAGTAGATGACCAGCTTCACGGCATCTATCTAGTAAATCATTACGGTAAATTTGTCAACGGGAAGGTTTACTGGGTTGCATCTACTGGTCTTCATAGTCTAAAGCTGAACAACATCATTTCTTTTGATGTAGCTGATGAGACATGGGGTAGCTTGGAGCTTCCCATTTGTAGAGAAGTCGATTCTATTTTCAAGTTGGGAGTTGTGGGGAGCGACCTTTCTCTACTTTATGCTTGCCATGATCTTACTTGTGATGTCTGGATTTTGAAGGATTGCGGAGTTTGGACAAAATTGTTCACTATCAATTATCCACGAAATGCTGGGCTATACATGCTTGCTCCTCccatttttacattttctatgCATCTTCAACGGTCAGAAATAGGTGACATTTTACTTTCGCTTCCGGGATATATCATGATATTTGATGGTTCAACCAAAAAATTTGAGCACACTCCTGATGTTAAGGGACCCAATCCTCCAGAAATCTACGCAGAAAGTATTGTTAATCCCCTAATGATATCTG